CTAGAGGATGGGTTGTCCAGGAACTCTTACGTGCCGCAGACGTCTTGTTCGTCACCGGACATGTGGGCTACACCCTGCAagacctcgccgagctgcagaCTATACCTCCAGAGAAACCCCTCAGCTATGCCGGTGATGTAAACATTGCCTACGACATCCTCTTGAATCTCAAGGCTGCCCCGTATGAGGAAGAACAGCCTCTCCGCTTTCTACGTATCATGGCCCAGGTGGCCGAGGAGTTCGCCACGTCTGAGCTGGCCGACAACCTGTACGCGTTCCTCGGCATGATCGACGGCTCCGATTTCACGCCAAACTACGACTTGTCAATCAAGCAGAACTTCACTGCCTTCGCCGTGTCTTTGGCCCGCAACTTTGGCTCGTTGGACTTTCTGTCTCTGTGGTCGGCCAacctcgacctgctgctgcccaacACGCCAGACGAGCTGAAGAACTTCCCCACTTGGGTCCCTTCGTACTCCGGGACGCCCCTTTCGGCACCCTTCAGACTCGCCGCTGGCGGCTCGCGGACATTCCGCAACACTGTCACCTGGAATGCGGCCAACGGGAGGCGACACATACACAGCCagcccgaggacgccgtcaccaCCGGCCGCCTCCGGGCCCGCGGCAAAGTCATCGACCACATCGACGTCATCAGCGCGACGAGAATCGCACGCTGCTGGGACACGGAAGAAGCCTATCTTGACTCGCTCGTGAAGCAGATACGCAACGATCTCCCCGACTCGCCGTTTGAGGATTGGACTCTGGTTTCCCTCGTGGGGTTCCTCAACACGGCCTCCGCCAACGGAAACACGCCCCGAGAAACGCCCGAAGAAGTCCTGGGCCTGATACCGAAAGAGTGGGGCAATGAGTTCATCAATCGGAATGGGTACAACGAGAGCCTCGCGGCGTGCTTGGCTATGGCCAAGGGGAGGAAAATCGTCATGACGGAACGGGGGAGAATGGGGATGGTGCCGTGGATTGGAAGCAAAGGCAGAAACGGTGAAGAGAAGGGGAGTGTGATTGTGGCGTTGCATGGGTGCTGCGTTCCTATCGTCCTGGAGcctgttggtggtggtgaatACAAAGTGTTAGGGGACTGTTATATCAAGGGTGTGATGCATGGCGAAGCGGTGGTCtgggaagacgaggacgctGATACTTTTATTCTCATCTAGCCTGTTTGGATATGCGGTGAGCCTGGATAAGTTGGTGATACTACTTCTCATTGTCCGTACTCCAGTCGACTACATGTCATTGTTCTCTACAAATCTAGTTCGGTCCACCACAATAAGCTTCTCCAAAAGAAACATGGCTAGGAGGCTTCAACAAGTTGGCGGTCTCGGAATACGGGTCCTGATACTATTTCAGTACTGAGGCATACTCTATAGCTTGTGTCAGAGGATGGAAAACGCCAGGGTCCATACCAAAAGTTGGGTGCACTAGGACGCCATCGGCCAGGGCATCGAAGGTCTTGGGAACCACCCACTCCATGAGCCTGCCCCAGTTGACGCATTCATGTGGGCTGGTCAAGTTCCCGATGGGTCGAAGACCAGTTGAGTTCCACTTCATCGTTAATAATGTCGTGTCGGCTTGACAAATGACTGCTTCTCGAAGCATATGGAGACAATGGTCTGTAGCACCATGTCAGGATATAGTCCCCGAGACAAAAAAATGCTTGCCGAACTTTCTTACCGTTGTGCTCGTCGAACTTGTCCTTCTCGTGACTTGTCATCTTGGTAAGATTGTAGTACTCGGGGTGGAGTGCGTGATATAGGTTTTTCTTTCAGGTCAGTCAGCTTGCGGCTTATCGTGAGAGGCAGATGAGAGCCAGCATACGAGACAATGCAAGTGATGGAAAACCATGATGGAACCGAAGAAACCACCCCCGGGCAGCTCAATCCCCTCGTCCACTCGGTCAATTTCTTGCATTGCATCCCGTGGAATGCGGATGTTCTGATCTGTAAATCACACACACTTTAGCTTCCGAAAACTTGCATCAAGACATTATTGGGGAATTCGAGTGAGAACTTACTTCCCAAAATGCTGTGCCAATTCCTGTCCACCTCCGGGTTCGGCGTGGTGAAGTAAGTGGCATGATGATCTGGGCGTTCGAACTGATCGAAGACGCGGAATTCGTACTCAATGAAGTCATCGTTGATAGCTACAGGTGCGGTTAGGGGAAAACCCCTACGACATTTGGACGGTATGGACTCACATTTCATGAGCCTGGTGCTCTGCAAATGGCCAGTCCTCGATAAGCTCATAGTCATCTGGACCAGAGCTGCTGAATACAGCATGACAAGAGCCAGACCGCATGCTGCTGTAAGTAGGACAGAAGTTGCCCTGGATCTCTTCCGGGAAGGAGTCTCCTGCATCAAGATCGCCTCTTCGTTGTCGCACCCATCGCTGTAATCATCGCTGAGAGGGGCCGACTTGTACCTTCCGCTTTCGTTGGCACTCAGCATGTTGTGTTTTTGAGAGTGCTATGATGGGGGCAATGATGGAATAGAATGGATCTTGATGGAGTGAGTAAGAAGCCGTGAGTGTTCGGGGGACCGGTTCGAGGTTTGCAAACCTGGCATTAAGATATCAGAACTGAGGTATGTCGTTCTACCACCATTGACCTGCTGATGTCTGTTGGAGGGCTATCTGGGTATCAAATCTCAGCAAAGCCTTGCCTCTACCCGCTTGAAAATACCTCATTGATGCCGCTTTACTCTGGAAAGAACGTCTAGATCGACGAAGGGTGTCGGCTGAGCCTGTTGACATGACATGGGAAACGACTCTTGGCATTTGGTCTAGTGAGAACTTGCATCAGTATGCAACGAATTGCAGGCCGCTTCGAGACGCCCGCTGGACTTGAAATGGTAATAGATCCGGAGGCAAACATCAGACAAAGATTGTTTGTCTGGCAAACACTGTAAAGCGGTTGTTTAGCTGGGTTGTATTGCCAAAACTGGCCCAACCAAGTCCTGCAATGCGGGTTAGGCTGCTTCATCACCAACGACTGGGACTTCAGTCGCGTTTTCGGGACGCATATTAGCCAGACAATTGGACGGTGATTTGGATGGCCGCATGTGTTTTTGCCTTTGAGCCCAAGGCCTAGACTGGCGGAGAAGCCCTTCACAGCTAGGCAAACATTCTGAGCATATGCACAAGTCGTACTATAGGCGGTTGATTGGCCAGAGAGGCAATGGGGAGTGGCGGGAAAGGGGTTCATGAGTTGTGACAGGTGGCTTTAGACGGCCCGTTGGACGGGATTAGGCATAGATACCCGATGCACCATGAGCTCAAAGAGGCAGGAGATGTACGAAGACATGATTCAGAATCGAAATTCAATGGAAGAGCACTGCCAGCAGGGTGAGACGCAACCAAATGGCAGAAACCTTGCTGCAAACAACGAACTCTGCTCACAGACGGAAGTGTACTCATCGCCGTCTCAATCTCAGACGGAACAGCATCAAATCTTTGGAGCGGTTAGGCCACAAGGAGCTGGTAAATCGATTGGAGACAAGTCGTAGACAGTACATCAAGAAAATGAGCAAGACCTAGGTATATAACATTCAAGCCCTTCTCGCCTATTCCACTTGAGTAAAAGAAACTCATCCACTTCCCATTCTTGAGCCGTCATTCTTTCCGTCCTTTCACGTCACTTAGTCTTCTACATCTCATCACGATCGATACAGACCCGCAAAATGAAGTTGTCCAACCTCGTCCTTGTCTCGGGCTTCTTGCTCTCTGCCAGTGCGAGCCCCATCCCAAGTAAGAATAGCGCAACAAATGAAATCCTCAGTTTATTGAGCCTGCCTGTGTCTGACACCCTTTGCAGGCCGCCACGCCGCCGTGGATGCCGACCTGGCTTACAACAAGCCTTCCGCCATTGCCCGAGCGGAGGTAGACGCCGATCTGGCTTACAACAAGCCTTCCGCCATTGCCCGAGCGGAGGTAGACGCCGATCTGGCTTACAACAAGCCTTCCGCCATTGCCCGAGCGGAGGTAGACGCCGATCTGGCTTACAACAAACCTTCTGCCATTGCCCGGGatgaggccgccgccctggcttGAAAGTGGCCTATATAGGATCAGCTGGCTGAGACCACGAAAGTTGCATCAGCTGTTCACGAGTTATGTGTCAAGTTTGTGCTCACATGCGGAATCATCGGACCGGCTGCGGGTTATGGGAATATATATGTTTCAATGCTGGGAGGGGGCTGCCAAATGTTCCAAGTTCAGCATTTGTCAATCCAAACCATCGCAATTCCTGCATTGATGTATTCGCGATCCTTGGGCACTGCAAGTGGTGCTCTTGAATGAGAGTCCTTTGAGTCCTTACGACGCATACTGATGAAAGCCTGGCTTTGCGGTCCTCCATCGTCTCGATTATGGCCAACAGAAGCGGTGCGTGCATGTGGACACCCACACGCACATGTACACATCAAGTCTACGTAGCTCCATCTCGATAGGTTTTTTCTTCCAAATCGCCGATGCCACGCGGGCCAAGCATCGCTAGATAGGGGTGACCTTGATGCTGTCCAGGTTCTTGAAGACCACATCCGGGACCCCGGCGGTCTTCGCCCCGTCGCCCGTGAACCATGCCTTTGCCGACTCGTCGCCGCGCAGGACCCATTCCAGGATCTTCGTGCCGACGACAGCAGGGATCCCGCCGTTGGGCGCGTCGAACGCGGCGCTGTGGCCCAGCTCGTGGTTCCCCTTCCATGCGGGGGTGCCCGCTGGGAGGACCGAGTAGTCCCTCTCGCCCTGTGTATTTCGTGTCCGTCAGCTAAAGAAACGCCCCTaaggagggaagagagacggagagagagagagagagagagagagagagagagagagagagagagagagagagagagagagagagagagagagagagagagagagagagagagagaaagaagaaggtgAGGGGAACTAAAAGAGGCACGAACATTATCATACGCCACGTCGGAGGGCCCGCCCAGAGTATAGAAGAcgggcttcttcgccgcgccggcgacggcccggctcgcggcctcgtccagctggCCGCTATTGAAGATGCCCAGGTGGCTCACGCGCGAGTCGTTCAGGCCCGCGGCGTaggcctcgaggccgccgcagCTCTGGCCCCAGGCGCCGATGCGGGAGGCGTCGACGTGCTTCCAGGCGCCCTTGCCCGCGTTGGCGTGGACCcagtcgacggcggccgtcaGGGCGCCCGGGTCCTGGccggacgccggcgtcgaggagccGTTTGGCCGCTTGACGTACGTCTCCGGGTCGACGTAGGCCGGCCCCGTGGCGATCGCCAGAGCGCCGTGGGAGGCcacctcgccgaggaagccgcGGAAGGTCATGCCGACTGCTGCCAGTTAGCTTACCAGGGTAAAAAATtaaacaaaaaaaaaccagaGTCTTCTCATTCACGAGAGTCTCTTTTCGAACAACCGAACGTACTGGACAGCGTTAGCGCAAGTTAGCATGAG
This genomic interval from Colletotrichum higginsianum IMI 349063 chromosome 9, whole genome shotgun sequence contains the following:
- a CDS encoding Heterokaryon incompatibility protein; translated protein: MESSQFRTTYQYTPLPTENHIRLLKISKHDSESGTRQVAYKIVETDLSATLPEFEAISYTWGNPARVSSLPIEGCPDTIGLTEHLAQALPHLEKHCTTGYLWIDQICINQSSKDDKAHQIGRMAQIYSAAKRVIVWLGPDDEHSRLCKQWLNEVEKMLRRLPNSHVMLRDSPTFNSDIRLTIVRSTFGKQESDAIYVPAIRHWWLRPWFTRGWVVQELLRAADVLFVTGHVGYTLQDLAELQTIPPEKPLSYAGDVNIAYDILLNLKAAPYEEEQPLRFLRIMAQVAEEFATSELADNLYAFLGMIDGSDFTPNYDLSIKQNFTAFAVSLARNFGSLDFLSLWSANLDLLLPNTPDELKNFPTWVPSYSGTPLSAPFRLAAGGSRTFRNTVTWNAANGRRHIHSQPEDAVTTGRLRARGKVIDHIDVISATRIARCWDTEEAYLDSLVKQIRNDLPDSPFEDWTLVSLVGFLNTASANGNTPRETPEEVLGLIPKEWGNEFINRNGYNESLAACLAMAKGRKIVMTERGRMGMVPWIGSKGRNGEEKGSVIVALHGCCVPIVLEPVGGGEYKVLGDCYIKGVMHGEAVVWEDEDADTFILI
- a CDS encoding Tat pathway signal sequence, encoding MLSANESGRYKSAPLSDDYSDGCDNEEAILMQETPSRKRSRATSVLLTAACGLALVMLYSAALVQMTMSLSRTGHLQSTRLMKSINDDFIEYEFRVFDQFERPDHHATYFTTPNPEVDRNWHSILGNQNIRIPRDAMQEIDRVDEGIELPGGGFFGSIMVFHHLHCLKNLYHALHPEYYNLTKMTSHEKDKFDEHNDHCLHMLREAVICQADTTLLTMKWNSTGLRPIGNLTSPHECVNWGRLMEWVVPKTFDALADGVLVHPTFGMDPGVFHPLTQAIEYASVLK